The following are encoded in a window of Actinomycetota bacterium genomic DNA:
- the glgX gene encoding glycogen debranching protein GlgX — MTDTNRPDIQVWPGQPLPLGASFDGAGTNFSLFSEVAEKVELCLFDEEGAETCVVLPERTGSWRHGYLPAVRPGQRYGYRVHGPYFPAEGLRCNPAKLLLDPYAKAVEGSVEWCQAVFPYRWGPGDDRDDVAEESDSAPFVPKSVVINPFFDWSTDRRPNRPLHETVVYETHVKGLTMRHPDVPPEQRGTYAGLASPVIIDYLTRLGVTAVELMPVHQFIHDHRLVAQGLRNYWGYNSIGYLAPHNEYCAGPHDGEQVQEFKFMVKTLHEAGLEVILDVVYNHTAEGNHLGPMLSFRGIDNAAYYRLVADNRRYCMDYTGTGNSLNMRHPSVLQLIMDSLRYWVLEMHVDGFRFDLAATLARELHDVDRLSAFFDLIQQDPVISQVKLIAEPWDVGEGGYQVGNFPTLWSEWNGQYRDCMRDFWRAQPQSLGEFANRLTGSSDLYEGEGRRPYASVNFVTAHDGFTLADLVSYNEKHNMANQEDNQDGSDDNRSWNCGVEGPTDDPEVLELRARQQRNFLATLLLSQGIPMVLGGDEIGRTQDGNNNAYCQDDDISWYDWEAAGEAANTELEEFTRRVIALRAQHPVFHRRRWFQGRPIHGSAVRDIVWYRPDGIEMSDDDWNASWASSVALRLDGEGISEPDARGERVHDDTFFLLVNGHYEPLSFTLPEGEWTPVLDTALPLGGMDDEWDAVSGERKVAGRSMVVLRGAPA, encoded by the coding sequence TTGACCGACACCAACCGGCCTGACATCCAGGTGTGGCCCGGGCAGCCCCTGCCCCTCGGCGCCTCCTTTGACGGGGCCGGGACCAATTTCTCGTTGTTCTCCGAGGTCGCCGAGAAAGTCGAGCTGTGTCTCTTCGACGAGGAGGGCGCCGAGACGTGCGTGGTCCTCCCCGAGCGCACCGGCTCCTGGCGCCACGGCTACCTGCCGGCGGTGCGGCCCGGCCAGCGCTACGGCTACCGGGTCCACGGGCCCTACTTCCCGGCTGAGGGCCTGCGATGCAACCCCGCCAAGCTCCTGCTCGACCCCTACGCCAAGGCGGTCGAGGGTTCGGTTGAGTGGTGCCAGGCCGTCTTCCCCTACCGCTGGGGGCCGGGCGACGACCGCGACGACGTCGCCGAGGAGTCCGATTCGGCACCCTTCGTGCCCAAGAGCGTGGTGATCAACCCGTTCTTCGACTGGTCCACCGACCGGCGCCCGAACCGCCCGCTGCACGAGACGGTGGTCTACGAGACCCACGTGAAGGGCCTGACGATGCGCCATCCGGACGTGCCGCCCGAGCAGCGGGGGACCTATGCCGGGCTGGCCTCGCCGGTGATCATCGACTACCTCACCCGCCTGGGTGTCACCGCGGTGGAGCTGATGCCGGTGCACCAGTTCATCCACGACCACCGCCTGGTGGCGCAGGGACTGCGGAACTACTGGGGGTACAACTCGATCGGGTACCTGGCCCCGCACAACGAGTACTGCGCCGGCCCGCACGACGGCGAGCAGGTCCAGGAGTTCAAGTTCATGGTCAAGACGCTGCACGAGGCAGGCCTCGAGGTGATCCTCGACGTGGTCTACAACCACACCGCCGAGGGCAACCACCTGGGGCCGATGCTGTCGTTCCGGGGGATCGACAACGCCGCCTACTACCGCCTGGTCGCCGACAACCGCCGGTACTGCATGGACTACACCGGCACCGGCAACAGCTTGAACATGCGCCATCCCTCCGTGCTGCAGCTGATCATGGACAGCCTGCGCTACTGGGTGCTGGAGATGCACGTCGACGGGTTCCGCTTCGACCTGGCGGCGACCCTGGCCCGGGAGCTGCACGACGTGGACCGCCTGTCGGCGTTCTTCGACCTGATCCAGCAGGACCCGGTCATCAGCCAGGTCAAGCTGATCGCCGAGCCGTGGGACGTGGGGGAGGGCGGCTACCAGGTAGGCAACTTCCCGACATTGTGGTCGGAGTGGAACGGCCAGTACCGTGACTGCATGCGGGATTTCTGGCGGGCCCAGCCGCAGTCCCTGGGTGAGTTCGCCAACCGGCTGACCGGCAGCTCCGACCTGTACGAGGGCGAGGGCCGGCGGCCGTACGCCAGCGTCAACTTCGTCACCGCCCACGACGGCTTCACGCTGGCGGACCTGGTCTCCTACAACGAGAAGCACAACATGGCCAACCAGGAGGACAACCAGGATGGCTCGGACGACAACCGGTCCTGGAACTGCGGGGTGGAGGGTCCGACCGACGACCCCGAGGTCCTGGAGCTGCGCGCCCGCCAGCAGCGCAACTTCCTGGCGACGCTGCTGCTCTCCCAGGGCATCCCCATGGTGCTGGGCGGCGATGAGATCGGGCGGACCCAGGATGGCAACAACAACGCCTACTGCCAGGACGACGACATCTCCTGGTACGACTGGGAGGCGGCCGGGGAGGCCGCCAACACCGAGCTGGAGGAGTTCACCCGCCGGGTGATCGCGCTGCGGGCGCAGCACCCGGTCTTCCACCGCCGGCGCTGGTTCCAGGGCCGGCCGATCCACGGCAGCGCCGTCCGGGACATCGTGTGGTACCGCCCCGACGGCATCGAGATGTCCGACGACGACTGGAACGCGTCCTGGGCGTCCTCGGTGGCCCTCCGACTGGACGGCGAGGGGATCTCCGAGCCCGACGCGCGCGGCGAGCGGGTGCACGACGATACGTTCTTCCTGCTGGTCAACGGCCACTACGAGCCGCTGTCGTTCACCCTGCCCGAGGGGGAGTGGACGCCGGTGCTGGACACCGCCCTGCCTCTCGGGGGCATGGATGACGAGTGGGACGCCGTGAGCGGGGAGCGCAAGGTGGCCGGGCGCAGCATGGTGGTGCTGCGGGGTGCTCCTGCATGA
- the treY gene encoding malto-oligosyltrehalose synthase, with protein sequence MTHLRATYRLQLRPEFGFEDAAAVVSYLAELGVSHVYTSPLLQAAPGSTHGYDVVDYGWVSEELGGSAGLAGLEGAVAGSGMGMVIDIVPNHMATGPENAWWWDVLENGPASRYACWFDIDWHGPETRLHNKVLLPILESHYGRVLEAGKISVVRTGAVFQVHCPGHPLPVTPESLDLLLLLAAITSGSGELESIAAALGRLPPGTATDPEAVRERSRDAEVLLGSLARLLDDRPAVAAAVDAALALLNADPDTLDVFLERQNYRLAYWRTAGRDLPYRRFFDINTLVGLNMEREEVFAATHALIGRWLDEGRLDGVRVDHPDGLRDPEGYLGRLREKAPAGWIVVEKILEQTPEGEEALRASWPADGTTGYEFLNRVNGLFVDPAGEPALSDLYLEFSGEVRDFGEVALASKHDAMSSVLASDINRLTELMVQVCERHRRYRDYTRHELHEALREFLACLPVYRTYVDADRDRLAPEDRSVVLAAAERARARRSDLDPELFEFLTAVLTLVLRGPQETELVMRLQQISAAVMAKGVEDTAFYRYHRLVSLNEVGGSPEHFGGDVASFHRACRRAAERWPRAMLTLATHDTKRGPDVRARLNVLSEIPDAWAGAVIEWMKHNDRHRSPQGAAVWPDHNLEYLLYQTLVGAWPLSGDRALAYLQKAAKEAKEHTSWTDPNPEYDAGLEHFVREVLRDEWFLRELEAFVGQVRGPGWVNGLAQMLVLLTAPGVPDLYQGTELWDLSLVDPDNRRPVDYPLRVRMLQRLESVPAGGLWAEVESGLPKLAVVRAALDVRRRFPAAFEGSYEPLASEGEAASHVVAFCRGGEVVTAVPRLVMGVLGGRDGWGLRPGPAWRTALILPPGRFREAISGRVFEGGAALGDLWAHLPVALLTRES encoded by the coding sequence ATGACGCACCTGCGGGCGACGTACCGGCTACAGCTCCGGCCCGAATTCGGCTTCGAGGACGCCGCCGCAGTCGTCTCGTACCTGGCTGAGCTCGGGGTGTCCCATGTCTACACCTCGCCCCTCCTGCAGGCCGCTCCGGGGAGCACCCACGGCTACGACGTCGTCGACTACGGCTGGGTCTCGGAGGAGTTGGGGGGCTCCGCCGGGCTGGCCGGCCTGGAAGGCGCCGTGGCCGGGAGCGGGATGGGGATGGTCATCGACATCGTCCCGAACCACATGGCCACCGGGCCGGAGAACGCCTGGTGGTGGGATGTCCTGGAGAACGGCCCCGCCAGCCGGTACGCCTGCTGGTTCGACATCGACTGGCACGGCCCCGAGACCCGGCTGCACAACAAGGTGCTGCTGCCCATCCTCGAAAGCCACTACGGGCGCGTGCTGGAGGCCGGCAAGATCTCCGTGGTCCGCACCGGCGCGGTGTTCCAGGTGCACTGCCCGGGCCACCCGCTGCCGGTGACCCCCGAGTCGCTGGACCTGCTCCTGCTGCTGGCGGCGATCACCTCAGGCTCCGGGGAGCTGGAGAGCATCGCCGCGGCCCTGGGTCGCCTGCCGCCGGGCACCGCTACCGACCCGGAGGCCGTGCGCGAGCGGTCCCGGGACGCCGAGGTCCTGCTGGGGTCGCTGGCCCGGCTGCTGGACGACCGGCCCGCCGTGGCGGCCGCGGTGGACGCCGCCCTGGCGCTCTTGAACGCCGACCCCGACACCCTCGATGTCTTCCTGGAGCGGCAGAACTACCGCCTGGCCTACTGGCGTACCGCCGGCCGGGACCTGCCCTACCGGCGCTTCTTCGACATCAACACCCTGGTGGGGCTCAACATGGAGCGGGAGGAGGTCTTCGCCGCCACCCACGCCCTCATCGGCCGGTGGCTGGATGAGGGCCGGCTGGACGGTGTGCGCGTGGACCACCCGGACGGTCTGCGGGATCCTGAGGGGTACCTCGGGCGCCTGCGGGAGAAGGCGCCTGCGGGCTGGATCGTGGTCGAGAAGATCCTGGAGCAGACCCCGGAGGGCGAGGAGGCCCTGCGGGCCTCCTGGCCGGCCGACGGCACCACCGGCTACGAGTTCCTCAACCGGGTCAACGGCCTGTTCGTCGACCCGGCGGGCGAGCCGGCGCTGAGCGACCTGTACCTGGAGTTCAGCGGCGAGGTGCGCGACTTCGGTGAGGTCGCCCTCGCCTCGAAGCACGACGCCATGTCGAGCGTGCTGGCCAGCGACATCAACCGCCTGACCGAGCTCATGGTGCAGGTGTGCGAGCGCCACCGGCGCTACCGGGACTACACCCGCCACGAGCTACACGAGGCGCTGCGGGAGTTCCTCGCCTGCCTGCCGGTCTACCGCACCTACGTCGATGCCGACCGGGACCGGCTGGCACCCGAGGACCGGTCGGTGGTCCTGGCCGCCGCCGAGCGCGCCCGGGCCCGGCGCAGCGACCTCGACCCCGAGCTGTTCGAGTTCCTCACCGCGGTCCTGACGCTGGTCCTGCGCGGCCCGCAGGAGACCGAGCTGGTCATGCGCCTGCAGCAGATCTCGGCGGCGGTGATGGCCAAGGGCGTCGAGGACACCGCGTTCTACCGCTACCACCGGCTGGTGTCCCTGAATGAGGTGGGCGGGTCCCCGGAACACTTCGGCGGCGACGTGGCGTCGTTCCATCGTGCCTGCCGGCGGGCTGCCGAGCGGTGGCCCCGGGCGATGCTGACCCTGGCCACCCACGACACCAAGCGGGGCCCGGACGTGCGCGCCCGGCTCAACGTGCTCTCCGAAATTCCCGACGCCTGGGCGGGGGCGGTCATCGAGTGGATGAAGCACAACGACCGCCACCGGTCGCCTCAGGGGGCAGCAGTATGGCCCGACCACAACCTCGAGTACCTGCTCTACCAGACGCTGGTGGGAGCGTGGCCGCTCTCCGGGGACCGGGCGCTGGCCTACCTGCAGAAGGCGGCGAAGGAGGCCAAGGAGCACACGTCGTGGACCGATCCCAACCCCGAGTACGACGCCGGCCTGGAACATTTCGTACGCGAAGTACTGCGCGACGAGTGGTTCCTCCGGGAGCTGGAAGCCTTCGTGGGGCAGGTCCGCGGGCCGGGCTGGGTGAACGGCCTGGCGCAGATGCTGGTCCTGCTTACCGCCCCGGGGGTCCCCGATCTGTACCAGGGCACCGAGCTCTGGGACCTGAGCCTGGTGGACCCCGACAACCGGCGCCCGGTCGACTACCCGCTGCGGGTCCGGATGCTGCAGCGCCTGGAGTCCGTACCGGCCGGGGGGCTGTGGGCCGAGGTGGAGTCGGGGCTGCCCAAGCTGGCGGTGGTCAGGGCGGCGCTGGACGTGCGGCGGCGGTTCCCGGCTGCCTTCGAGGGGTCCTATGAGCCGCTGGCGTCCGAGGGGGAAGCGGCTTCCCACGTGGTGGCATTCTGCCGGGGTGGGGAAGTGGTGACCGCCGTCCCGCGTCTGGTCATGGGCGTGCTGGGCGGGCGCGACGGCTGGGGCCTGCGCCCCGGCCCCGCCTGGCGCACCGCGCTGATCCTGCCGCCGGGCAGGTTCCGGGAGGCGATCTCGGGGCGGGTCTTCGAAGGGGGTGCCGCCCTGGGCGACCTGTGGGCCCACCTGCCGGTGGCGCTGCTGACCCGGGAATCGTGA
- the treZ gene encoding malto-oligosyltrehalose trehalohydrolase has translation MTRFAVWAPQAREGVALVAGGRPVPMAPAAGGWYALEVPAGAGSGTEYRFALDGGPPLADPRSPWQPHGIDGPSRAVDHSAHTWTDAGWRGATMAWLSGGAIYELHVGTFTPEGTFEAAIAHLDHLVALGVRAVELMPVAEFSGDHGWGYDGVFLFAPHHAYGGPEGLKRLVDACHRAGLAVLIDVVYNHLGPAGNVLAQFGPYFTDRYATPWGSAVNLDGPGSDEVRRFFIDNVLMWLRDYHADGLRIDAVHAIVDTSAVHLLEEMAGAVAGLEGEVGRSLVLIAESDLNDPRVVRPEALGGYGLDGVWNEDFHHALHAALTGEQAGYYQDFGPLSDVCACLERGAVYDGRVSRFRGRRHGRPFDGVAGRSFVGFVQNHDQVGNRAVGDRLAALVPIGRLKIAAALVVLSPFVPMVFMGEEWGASTPFQYFTDHRDPELGAAVSSGRRREFAAFAGMSPDEIPDPQDPATFERSKLRWAELGEPAHGQLLTWHRSLLELRRSLPDLAGGPLSAVEASCRDDAEERWIRMRRGAVEVAANLGPALVELPVPGQGRLALVSAPGISLVQGRLSLPPDTVAVVVGT, from the coding sequence GTGACCCGCTTCGCCGTCTGGGCGCCCCAGGCCCGTGAGGGAGTGGCGCTCGTGGCCGGGGGCCGCCCGGTGCCGATGGCGCCCGCCGCGGGGGGCTGGTACGCCCTGGAGGTGCCGGCCGGGGCGGGATCGGGGACCGAGTACCGCTTTGCGCTCGACGGCGGCCCTCCGCTGGCCGACCCCCGCTCGCCGTGGCAACCGCACGGCATCGACGGCCCCTCCCGGGCGGTGGACCACTCGGCGCACACCTGGACGGACGCCGGCTGGCGGGGTGCCACCATGGCGTGGCTGTCGGGCGGGGCCATCTATGAGCTCCATGTCGGCACCTTCACGCCCGAGGGGACCTTCGAGGCCGCCATCGCCCACCTGGACCACCTGGTGGCGCTGGGCGTCCGGGCGGTGGAGCTGATGCCGGTGGCGGAGTTCTCCGGGGACCACGGCTGGGGCTACGACGGCGTGTTCCTCTTCGCCCCGCACCACGCCTACGGGGGCCCCGAAGGACTGAAGCGCCTGGTGGATGCCTGCCACCGGGCGGGCCTGGCGGTGCTGATCGACGTCGTCTACAACCACCTCGGGCCCGCGGGCAACGTCCTGGCGCAGTTCGGGCCGTACTTCACCGACCGGTACGCCACCCCCTGGGGCTCGGCCGTGAACCTCGACGGGCCGGGCAGCGACGAGGTCCGGCGCTTCTTCATCGACAACGTGCTCATGTGGTTGCGGGACTACCACGCCGACGGGCTGCGGATCGACGCGGTCCACGCCATCGTCGACACCTCCGCGGTGCACCTGCTGGAGGAGATGGCCGGAGCCGTGGCGGGCCTGGAGGGCGAGGTCGGCCGTTCCCTGGTGCTGATCGCCGAGAGTGACCTCAACGACCCCCGCGTCGTCCGCCCCGAGGCCCTGGGCGGCTACGGCTTGGACGGCGTGTGGAACGAGGACTTCCACCACGCCCTGCACGCCGCCCTCACCGGCGAGCAGGCGGGCTACTACCAGGACTTCGGGCCGCTGAGCGACGTCTGTGCCTGCCTGGAGCGGGGGGCGGTGTATGACGGGCGTGTCTCGCGGTTCCGGGGCCGGCGCCACGGGCGGCCCTTCGACGGGGTGGCGGGGCGCTCCTTCGTGGGGTTCGTGCAGAACCACGACCAGGTGGGCAACCGGGCGGTGGGGGACCGGCTGGCCGCCCTGGTGCCCATCGGGCGCCTGAAGATCGCCGCCGCCCTCGTGGTGCTCTCGCCCTTCGTGCCCATGGTGTTCATGGGCGAGGAGTGGGGGGCCTCGACGCCGTTCCAGTACTTCACCGACCACCGGGACCCCGAGCTGGGCGCCGCGGTCTCCTCCGGCCGGCGCCGGGAGTTCGCCGCCTTCGCCGGTATGTCCCCCGACGAGATCCCCGACCCGCAGGACCCGGCCACCTTCGAGCGCTCCAAGCTGCGCTGGGCCGAGCTGGGCGAGCCGGCGCACGGCCAGCTGCTGACGTGGCACCGCAGCCTCCTGGAGCTGCGCCGCAGCCTGCCCGACCTGGCGGGCGGGCCGTTGTCCGCCGTCGAAGCGTCATGCCGGGACGATGCCGAGGAGCGCTGGATCCGCATGCGCCGGGGTGCGGTGGAGGTGGCGGCGAACCTCGGGCCCGCGCTGGTGGAGCTGCCGGTGCCCGGCCAGGGCCGGCTGGCGCTGGTGTCGGCGCCCGGGATCTCGCTGGTGCAGGGGCGCCTGTCCCTGCCACCGGATACGGTGGCCGTGGTGGTGGGGACGTGA